TGGAATAGCCCCGGAGACCGAGAATCGCATCGGTGAACTCGATCAGCGGCCGCGGGTACAGAGTGCCGCCGTTCCGGCGGACGACGACCTTCATGGCTGCGATGGTCGTCGCCGCCTCGGGGTGAAGTGTGAGCGCCTCATCGCATGACGCTTCGTCGTAGCCGAACGCGTAACCGATCACTCCAACGCGCTTGGTGAATCCGTACTGCCGAAGGCGGGCGGCATCGTGAAGCAGTCCGCGGTCCTTGAGATAGGGCGAGAGCATCTTCCCGACCCCAAAGTCGTTCGCCCCGCCGTTGTTGCCGATGAACTCGATCTTCTTGACTTCGAGTCCCCACTCCGCGCTTCCGTCGTCCGTGGCATCGACCGTGAATACGTGATCGCACTTCGCTCTCGCGACCTTCGGGTACTTCACCCCGACACGCTCGTCAGCAGGCGTGATCAACTCGCCGGGGTGGAGAAGTGCCCACATCGCATCGATCGCATCGACGGCCTTCGTTTCGGCGAGCGACTTGAACGACACGTGGTAGACCTCGCCAGTGCGTGGGTTTGCCCTCTCGACGTCCGTTTCAAGGTCGATGTACTCAGCGGCTTCGGCGTACCGGTTGACGATGTCCTGCAACTCCACTCCCTGAGTGGATCACGACGGCCGGGAGCGCGTCCGGTGGACGCGCGCGAACCGGTCAGGGCGAGGCGACCTTTCCCCCCACTGTCCAGTCGTAGGAGAGCGGAGACAATTCCTTCTCGGTCGGGTCCCACATCCGGATGACCTTCTTCCCGCTTTTGCTGTCAACCTTGCCGTCGGCGCCGAAGCGAACTCCGGACCAGATGCCGATGACGTTCTGACCTGGGTGATCGAGCGCGTGCTCCACCTCGTTGCGCGTCACGATCACCGTCGCTCCTGCGCTCTGGGTGCCCTTCGCCTCCAGGAAGAGGACCTTTCCGTTCTTGATGGCTCGGGCGTCGAAGGGGTTCCCGATGTGCGTGTCCTGGACCAGCCACCCGGCATCCCGATAGACCTTCATCAGCCAGTTCTGCGCGGCGTCCTCGACGGCCTTGCGACGAGCGGCGTCGAGCAGACGGGCCTGACCGCTCACAACCTTGCCCGTCTTCGCCCACTTCTTCTGGAGCGTTGCGAGGTGCTCGGTCCAAAGGCGCTGCACCTCATCGCGGATGGGCTTTGACAACACCGTGCCACTGCCCTGCGGCGACCAGAAATGGCCGATCGGCACCTCGGCTTGAAGAGTCTCGATCGGCAACGCCTCTGACGGGTCGACCACCATCTCCCAGTCGACTTCGATGTAGTTGCCGGTCTTCGCGGGGTCGGCATAGTGCTCACCCTGGAAGACCTCTGACCGTGCGGTCCCGGAGGCGACAATGCCCCGCTCGCTTACCCCCTGTCGGAGCAGGAACACAGGGTCGCCGATCTTGATGCCGCTCGTCCGAATGCCTGTCGACCAGCGTCCCTTCACGATCTGACCAGCGGCAGTCGCGTCGATGGCGGCTGCAAGTTCATCCGACGGCCAGTCCCAACGCCGGGGGTTCCATGTCAGCAGTACGCCAAGGTGCACGGGAACGGGACGCACGAGGATTTTGAGCGCCTCGCGCAGCGCCTTGATTCCGTCGAGGGTCACGGTGGAGCCCCCGGCGGAGTCGGAGGCGCGTGAGTCATACGACGCCTTGAAGGGCAGGCCAGCCTTGCGAATGATCGCTTCGTTGGCGCCTGGCATCGAGGTGTACTCGACCCCGGTCTGGGCCGCTGCGGCCTTGAAGACGTGACTTGGCAATGACGACCCGGCCTTCACCCCCGGTCTGTCGATGATCCAGCGATTCAGACCGAGGATGTCTGTGATGTCGTTGAGCACATCCTGTTTCGTCGCCACGCCGCATTAGATCGCGCCGCACGTCGGTGTGTCCTGGGAACAGCCTGACGGCTCAGCAAGTTCGACCGTCATGGAGCCCAAACCCCTCAGCCCGCGCACGCATGAAAAGCGCGGGTCGTGCAGCCTCTGCGGGACCCAGGCTCGACTGACGCAGGCGCACGTTCCACCACGGGCGGCGTTCAACACTGGTCTCATGCGTCGCGGCATGATCTCGGCTGATCAACGGATTGAACTGGATCGTGGCTTGAAGGGCGGGATCCGGATTCCTGCCCACTGCGAGGCCTGTCGTTCTGCCACGTCCCCATGGGATGACGAGTACATCCGCTGGGCGAAGTTTTGGGCTGAGGGGTTGATCAGGATTCAGGGCCAAGGGGCAAACGGCATCTCAGCAACGATCCCGAACGCGCGGCCGGGCCGGTTTATCCGCGCTGCCCTGTCGGGCATGTCAGCCCTCGCCGAGCGCCTTGTGGAGACTCATCCTGCCTTCATCGCCGCTGTCCTGCGCGGAGAGGGCCAACCGCAGAGCAACAACCTCCGGTTCCTCATGGCGCTTACTCCTGTTCAGGAGAAGGTGTCTGTAGGTGGCATCCACCAGGGATGGCAAGTCCACTTTTCCACTGACGGCAGCGAGGTGGCGGCCCCCGTCTCAGCACCGTCGGCAGTCATCCACCACGCACCGCTGAGCCTGCTGCTCGTCGACGAGT
The sequence above is a segment of the Nocardioides jiangxiensis genome. Coding sequences within it:
- a CDS encoding protein NO VEIN domain-containing protein, with product MATKQDVLNDITDILGLNRWIIDRPGVKAGSSLPSHVFKAAAAQTGVEYTSMPGANEAIIRKAGLPFKASYDSRASDSAGGSTVTLDGIKALREALKILVRPVPVHLGVLLTWNPRRWDWPSDELAAAIDATAAGQIVKGRWSTGIRTSGIKIGDPVFLLRQGVSERGIVASGTARSEVFQGEHYADPAKTGNYIEVDWEMVVDPSEALPIETLQAEVPIGHFWSPQGSGTVLSKPIRDEVQRLWTEHLATLQKKWAKTGKVVSGQARLLDAARRKAVEDAAQNWLMKVYRDAGWLVQDTHIGNPFDARAIKNGKVLFLEAKGTQSAGATVIVTRNEVEHALDHPGQNVIGIWSGVRFGADGKVDSKSGKKVIRMWDPTEKELSPLSYDWTVGGKVASP